Genomic DNA from Pseudomonas sp. CCC3.1:
TCATGTAATGCAGGCGCTCCAGCGGATATTCCGGGTCGAGCGGCACGTAGGCGCCGCCCGCCTTGAGAATCGCCAGCAGGCCGATGACCATTTCCGGCGAGCGCTCCAGCGCCAAACCGACCCGCACCTGCGGGCCGACCCCGAGTTCACGCAGCCGCCAGGCCAGTTGATTGGCGCGGCCGTCGAGTTCGCTGTAGCTCAGGTGTTGCCCGGCGAAGGTCAGCGCGATGGCCTGCGGGCGCACCCGTGCCTGTTCGGCAAACAACGGGTGAACGCACTGATCAAGACGCTGTTCACCGGCTGCGGGGGCCAGTCCATCGAGCAAGCATTGTTGCTCATCAACGCTCAGCAGCGGCAAGTCGCTCAGGCGTTGGTGCGGGTCGGCCAGCAACGCCGCCAGCAGGTTGCGCCAGTGTTCGGCCATTTTGGCAATGCGCGGCTCGTCGAACAGGTCAGTGCTGTAGGTCAGGCAGCAACTCAAACGATGGTCCAGGTCGGTGACTTCCAGATTGAGGTCGAACTTGGTGGCCCGTGCATCGTTGGCCAAAAACTCGACCGTCATGCCCGCCAACTGACGGCGTTGCTGGAACTCCCAGCGCTGCACGTTGCACATCACCTGAAACAGCGGGTTGTAAGCGGCGCTGCGCGGGGGTTGCAGGGCTTCGACCACGTGGTCGAACGGCAAGTCCTGATGTGACTGGCCTTCGATCACGGTCTGGCGCACCTGCTCCAGCAGTTCATCGACGCGCAGGTGCCCGTCCAGTTCACAGCGCAGCACTTGGGTGTTGAGGAAAGCACCGATCAGCCCTTCGCTTTCGGGGCGGATGCGGTTGGCCACCGGCGCGCCAATGCGCACGTCGGTCTGGCCGCTGTAGCGGTAGAGCAGCACCGCGAGGGTGGCGGTCATGGTCATGAACAGGGTCAGGCCGTGCTCGGCATTGAACGCCCGCACCCGCGCCGCAAGGTCGTCGCTCAGGTCAAAACGGTACAACTCACCCTTATGGCTTTGCACCGGTGGCCGTGGCCGGTCGCTGGGCAGCTCCAGCAACGGGTGTTCGGTGCCCAGTTTGGTCACCCAGTAATCGAGTTGGCGCTGACGCTCGCCCGACGCCAGCCACTGGCGTTGCCACACGCTGTAGTCCAGGTAATGCACGGCCAGCGGTGCCAGCGGCGAGGCCCGGTCGTCGAGAAACGCTTCGTACAATTCGCCCAGTTCGCGGGCAAAAATATCCATCGCCCAGCCTTCGGTGACGATGTGGTGCAGGGTGAGCACAAAGTAGTGTTCACGCTCGGCGGCCTTGACCATATGCGCACGCAGCAACGGCCCGTGTTCCAGATCAAATGGCTGATGCGCTTCACTGTCGGCCAGCGCCTGCAAACGCTGTTGACGGCTTGCTGGGTCCAGTTGGCTGAGGTCGAGCCAGCCCATGTTCAGCCCGGTGTCGCGCTGCACCTGCTGGCAGGCCACGCCGTTGACGCTGGGGAACGTGGTGCGCAGGGTTTCGTGGCGCTGGATCAAGGCGTGCAAGGCCGCCTCGAAACGCTCGACGTCCAGTCGCCCGGTGAGGCGCGCCATGCCGCCGACGTTGTAAGCCGGACTGTTTGGCTCCATGTGCCAAAGGAACCACATGCGCTGCTGGGAATACGACAGCGGCACCGGCTGGCTGCGGTCGGCGGGCAAAATCGGCCGTTGGGTGTTGCACTGGCCGGCGGCCTGGAGTCGCTCAACCTGCTCGGCGAACGCCCCCAGTTCACTGGCTTCGAACAACACCCGCAAAGGCAGTTCGACGTCGCAGGCCTGACGCACGCGGGAGACGATTTGCGTGGCCAGCAACGAATGCCCGCCCAAGGCGAAGAAGTCATCACGCAGACCAATGTGGGTGTGCCCCAGCACTTCACGCCAGATCGCGGCGATTTGCTGTTGCAGCGCGGTGTGCGGCTCAACGTGTTCACGCACCTGCCACACCGGCTCCGGCAAGGCCCGACGATCCAGTTTGCCGCTCGGGCTCAATGGCATGGCGTCGAGGCGCAGCAATTGCGCTGGCACCATGTACTCCGGCAGTTCAGCCGCCAGCGCCGCCTTGAGCTGGGCGCTGTGCTCGGTGTCAGGCAAGTCGCCGTCCAGCGCAGTGTAGTAGCCGATCAGTTGTGGTCCGGCCAGCGTGTCGCGTATCAGCACCGCGGCCTGCGCCACGTCGGGCTGGGCCAGCAAGCGCGCTTCGATCTCTTGCGGCTCGACGCGAAAACCGCGCAGTTTGACTTGTTGATCGAGGCGCCCGAGGTATTCGAGCACGCCCTCATGGCTCCAGCGCACCTGATCGCCCGTGCGATACAGACGTGCACCCGGCTCGCCCAGCGGGTCGGCAATAAAGCGTTCAGCGGTCAGCCCCGGACGTTGGAGATACCCCCGCGCCAACCCCATGCCGCCAATGCACAACTCACCCGGCACCCCGGCGGGCAGCGGGTTCAGCTCGCTGTCGAGCACCCGGCACAGCACATTGCCCAGTGGTCGGCCAATCGGTGAGCGCTCGCCATCTTCTGCGCGACAGTGCCAGTGAGTGACGTTGATCGTGGTTTCGGTCGGCCCATAACGGTTGTGCAGTTGCACGTGGGGCAACTGTTGCAGCACCCGGTTGCGCAGGTCAGCGGGCAAGGCTTCGCCCCCACTGAATACCCGGCGCAATGAACGGCACTGCGCAGCCTGCGGCTCATCGACAAACAAGCGCAGTAGCGGCGGCACAAAGTGCAAGGTCGTCACCCCAAATTGCTGCACCAACTGTGCGATGCGCTGCGGGTCGCGATGCTCGCCCGGCCCGGCCAGCACCAGACGGCAGCCGGTGATCAATGGCCAGAAACATTCCCACACCGATACGTCGAAGCTGATCGGGGCTTTTTGCATCAGCACGTCGCTGGCATCCAGTGCGTACGTGGCTTGCATCCACTGCAAGCGTTCACTGAGGGCCGCGTGGGTGTTGCCGACGCCTTTGGGCTGGCCGGTCGAACCCGAGGTGTAAATCACGTAGGCCAGGTTGTCGCCATGCACCTGCAAGCCCGGCGCGTGGCTAGGCCAGTTGTCGAGTTTGAGGCAGTCCATGGCGATGACGCTGACCGCCTCCACGCTCGGCAAGTGCTGCAACACATGGCTTTGGCTCAGCAGCAAGGCCGCTCCGCAGTCTTGCAGCATGTAGGCCAGACGCTCTGGCGGGTAATCCGGGTCCAATGGCACGTAGGCGCCACCGGCCTTGAGAATCGCCAACAGGCCGATCAACAGGTGCGGCGAACGTTCAGCGGCAATGGCCACCGGCACATCCGGGCCGACGCCTTTGTCACGCAGGTAATGGGCCAACCGGTTGGCGTGGGCATGCAGACTGGCGAAGTCGAGGCTGCCGCCGTCCCAAAGTAACGCGAGGTGATCAGGGGTTTGTTGCGCCTGCTGTTCAAGCAGTTGCGGCAACCCGTATTCGGCAGGCGCGCACGGCGCGGCGCTCCAGTGTTGCTGCTCAAGTTGTTGTGTCGGGTTGAGCAGATTCAGGTCGGCCAACGCCGTGCGGGCATCGGTGCACACTTGCCCCAGCAGGCTGACAAAGTGCTCGGCCAGTTGCGCAATGGTGCGGGCATCAAACAGTTCAGCGGCATAGTCGAAGGACAGTTTCAGGCGGCCCTGTCGGTCTTCTTCACTGTGCAGTTGCAAATCAAACTTGGCTTCGCGGCTGTGCCATTCCAGCTCTTCGGCCAGCAAGCCCGGCAAACGCCGCAACGCGTCAAGGTCGCGCTGCTGATGATTGAAGAGGATTTGAAACAGGCCGTGTTCGCGGGCCTGCGGCAAGGCTTCAACCAGTTGTTCAAACGGCAGGTCCTGATGCCCTTGGGCATCGAGGGTGGCGCTGCGGGTGTGTTGCAGCAACTCGGCGAACGGCAATCGTGGGTCCAATTGCGCACGCAGCACCAGAGTATTGATGAAAAAACCGATCAGGCCGTGGGTTTCCTGACGCGGGCGGTTAGCACTCGGCACGCCGATGCGAATGTCGCGCTGCCCGGTGTAGCGATACAGCAGCGTTTGAAAGGTCGCCAGCAACAGCATGAAGGGTGTGACGTCGTGGGCCTGCGCCGTCTGGCGTACGGCTTCGCACAGCGACGCATCCAGTGTCAGGCTGTAACGCGCAGCGCTGTGTTGCCGGGCCGCTGAACGCGGGGAGTCGGTGGCCAGATTCAAGGTCGGATGCTCGTCGCCGAGCTGTTGCGTCCAGTAATCGAGTTGGCGCTTGGCCTCGCCTTGCGCCAGCCATTGGCGCTGCCAACTGCCGTAGTCCGCGTATTGCAGGGCCAGCGGCGCCAGTGCCAGCGGTTGTTGCAGGCACGCCGCGGCGTACAGTCGGGAGAACTCGTCGATCAACAGGTTGAGCGACCAGCCGTCAGCGATGATGTGGTGCAAAGTCAGCAGCAATTGATGCTCTTCGTCGCCCAGCTTGACCAGCGTGACCCAGAACAGCGGGCCCTTTTGCAGATCAAATGAGGTCCGCGCCTCATCCTCACGGATCTGCTGCGCCCGCGCTTCACGCTCTGCGTTAGGCAAGTCGCTGATGTCGATGACTTGCAGATCGAAATCAGCCGCTGCATCGACCTGCTGCAAGGCTTGCCCATCACGCTCGTAAAAGCGTGTGCGCAGGGCTTCGTGGCGTTCGACCAAGTGCGCAAAACTGCTGCACAGCGCGGCCTGGTTCAGTTCACCGCGCAGGCGCAAGGCGCCGGGAATCGTGTAGGCGCTGCTGTGCGGGTCAAGCTGCCACATAAACCATAGGCGGTTTTGGGCCAATGATTGCGGCAGTGCGTCCTCACGGCTCAGGCGCACGATACTGCCTTGGGCCAGGCCGCCATCCTGTTGCAACGCGCCGACTCGAGCAGCAAACGCGCTCAAGGTCGGGGCCTCGAACAACAGGCGCAGGCTGAGTTCCAGCTTCAGCTCTTCGCGCAAGCGGGCAATGACTTGCGTGGCCAAAATCGAGTTGCCGCCCAACAGGAAAAAGTGGTCGTCCGCCGCCACGTGCTCGACCTGCAAATGTTCACACCAGACCCACGCAATCAGCGCCTCTAGCGAATTGGCACGCTGCGCCGAGTCGGTCGTGGTCTTGGGGCTGTCGTCAGACGGGAACTGCGCATAGCTGTCGAGGCTGCCATCGGCCAGGCGATTGCGACAGGCCGAGCGTTGCAGTTTGCCGCTGGACGTTTTCGGCAGCGCCCCCGGATTGAGCAGCACCACCACGCTCGGCGCTTGCTGACAGGCGTCGGCCACAGCTTGGCGAATCGCGTTGATCAGCGCTTCGGGCGGGATGATTTTTTGCACGCTGCGGCTGATTTCTGCCGCAATGCCAATCCCCTCCTCGCCTTGGACAGTGACCGCAAACGCTGCCACCCGGCCTTTGCGCACCACTTCCACTTCGCGCTCGATGGTTTTTTCGATGTCTTGTGGGTACAGGTTGTGGCCGCGCACGATCAGCAGGTCTTTCAAGCGGCCGGTGATGTACAACTGACCTTCGCGCACAAAGCCCAGATCGCCGGTGCGCAACCAGGTGCTGCCCTGCTGCTGGACAAAGGTCTCGGCACTGGCTTGGGGGTTGCGCCAATAGCCGTGGGCGATGCTCGGGCCGCTGGCCCAGACTTCGCCGACGCCATTTTCGGCCAACGGGTCGAGGGTCTGCGGGTCGACGATCATCACCGCGTGCTCAGGCTGGTGAGTGCCGCAGCTCATCACCGCGCTACCCTCGCCCGGTTCGATGCGGTTGTTGGCCAGCGCCCGCTCATCCAGGCACAGGGCCGCAATGCCCTGCCCGCGCTGCCCGCCCGCGACAAACAACGTGGCCTCGGCCAGACCGTAGGAGGCGAAGTAGCTGTCGGAATTAAAACCACAGGCCGCAAAATTTTCGGCAAAGCGTGCAAGGGTGTCCTGGCGGATCGGCTCTGAGCCCGAATAAGCCACACGCCAGCGGCTCAAGTCCAGGCCCGCCAGCGCGCTGTCGCTGACCCGCTCGCTGCACAGTCGATAGGCGAAGTCCGGCCCGCCACTGATGGTGCCGCCGTACTCGCTGATGGCTTCGAGCCAACGCCGCGGGCGGGTCAGAAAATACGCGGGCGACATCAACACACACGGCACGCCGCTGAAGATTGGCTGCAACAAACCGCCGATCAGGCCCATGTCGTGGTACAGCGGCAGCCAACTGACGATGACGTCATCGGGGTTGAGGTCGATACCGAAGCCGCGACGGATCAGCAGCTCGTTGGCCACCAGGTTGCCGTGGGTGACTTGCACGCCCTTGGGCAACGCAGTCGAGCCTGAGGTGTACTGCAAAAAGGCGATGTCGTCAGCCTGCAATGTCACCGGCTGCCAAGCGTGCGCGAGGCTCGGTTCCAGCGTGTCGACACACAGCAACTGCGGCGAATCGGCGCCTGACAGTTCACTCATCTGCAACAAGGACTCACGCACATGGCTGCTGGTGAGCAACACGCGCGGTTCGGCGTCGGCCAGAATCGACAGCAAACGCTCTTGGTGATGACGCCGCGCCGACTCAGGCGGATACGCCGGTACAGCGATCACCCCGGCGTACAGGCAGGCAAA
This window encodes:
- a CDS encoding non-ribosomal peptide synthetase; the encoded protein is MMDAFELPGTLAQALQQRAAQTPDRLALRFLGDDQSASQVLTYRDLDVRARAIAAALQANASVGDRAVLLFPSGPDYVAAFFACLYAGVIAVPAYPPESARRHHQERLLSILADAEPRVLLTSSHVRESLLQMSELSGADSPQLLCVDTLEPSLAHAWQPVTLQADDIAFLQYTSGSTALPKGVQVTHGNLVANELLIRRGFGIDLNPDDVIVSWLPLYHDMGLIGGLLQPIFSGVPCVLMSPAYFLTRPRRWLEAISEYGGTISGGPDFAYRLCSERVSDSALAGLDLSRWRVAYSGSEPIRQDTLARFAENFAACGFNSDSYFASYGLAEATLFVAGGQRGQGIAALCLDERALANNRIEPGEGSAVMSCGTHQPEHAVMIVDPQTLDPLAENGVGEVWASGPSIAHGYWRNPQASAETFVQQQGSTWLRTGDLGFVREGQLYITGRLKDLLIVRGHNLYPQDIEKTIEREVEVVRKGRVAAFAVTVQGEEGIGIAAEISRSVQKIIPPEALINAIRQAVADACQQAPSVVVLLNPGALPKTSSGKLQRSACRNRLADGSLDSYAQFPSDDSPKTTTDSAQRANSLEALIAWVWCEHLQVEHVAADDHFFLLGGNSILATQVIARLREELKLELSLRLLFEAPTLSAFAARVGALQQDGGLAQGSIVRLSREDALPQSLAQNRLWFMWQLDPHSSAYTIPGALRLRGELNQAALCSSFAHLVERHEALRTRFYERDGQALQQVDAAADFDLQVIDISDLPNAEREARAQQIREDEARTSFDLQKGPLFWVTLVKLGDEEHQLLLTLHHIIADGWSLNLLIDEFSRLYAAACLQQPLALAPLALQYADYGSWQRQWLAQGEAKRQLDYWTQQLGDEHPTLNLATDSPRSAARQHSAARYSLTLDASLCEAVRQTAQAHDVTPFMLLLATFQTLLYRYTGQRDIRIGVPSANRPRQETHGLIGFFINTLVLRAQLDPRLPFAELLQHTRSATLDAQGHQDLPFEQLVEALPQAREHGLFQILFNHQQRDLDALRRLPGLLAEELEWHSREAKFDLQLHSEEDRQGRLKLSFDYAAELFDARTIAQLAEHFVSLLGQVCTDARTALADLNLLNPTQQLEQQHWSAAPCAPAEYGLPQLLEQQAQQTPDHLALLWDGGSLDFASLHAHANRLAHYLRDKGVGPDVPVAIAAERSPHLLIGLLAILKAGGAYVPLDPDYPPERLAYMLQDCGAALLLSQSHVLQHLPSVEAVSVIAMDCLKLDNWPSHAPGLQVHGDNLAYVIYTSGSTGQPKGVGNTHAALSERLQWMQATYALDASDVLMQKAPISFDVSVWECFWPLITGCRLVLAGPGEHRDPQRIAQLVQQFGVTTLHFVPPLLRLFVDEPQAAQCRSLRRVFSGGEALPADLRNRVLQQLPHVQLHNRYGPTETTINVTHWHCRAEDGERSPIGRPLGNVLCRVLDSELNPLPAGVPGELCIGGMGLARGYLQRPGLTAERFIADPLGEPGARLYRTGDQVRWSHEGVLEYLGRLDQQVKLRGFRVEPQEIEARLLAQPDVAQAAVLIRDTLAGPQLIGYYTALDGDLPDTEHSAQLKAALAAELPEYMVPAQLLRLDAMPLSPSGKLDRRALPEPVWQVREHVEPHTALQQQIAAIWREVLGHTHIGLRDDFFALGGHSLLATQIVSRVRQACDVELPLRVLFEASELGAFAEQVERLQAAGQCNTQRPILPADRSQPVPLSYSQQRMWFLWHMEPNSPAYNVGGMARLTGRLDVERFEAALHALIQRHETLRTTFPSVNGVACQQVQRDTGLNMGWLDLSQLDPASRQQRLQALADSEAHQPFDLEHGPLLRAHMVKAAEREHYFVLTLHHIVTEGWAMDIFARELGELYEAFLDDRASPLAPLAVHYLDYSVWQRQWLASGERQRQLDYWVTKLGTEHPLLELPSDRPRPPVQSHKGELYRFDLSDDLAARVRAFNAEHGLTLFMTMTATLAVLLYRYSGQTDVRIGAPVANRIRPESEGLIGAFLNTQVLRCELDGHLRVDELLEQVRQTVIEGQSHQDLPFDHVVEALQPPRSAAYNPLFQVMCNVQRWEFQQRRQLAGMTVEFLANDARATKFDLNLEVTDLDHRLSCCLTYSTDLFDEPRIAKMAEHWRNLLAALLADPHQRLSDLPLLSVDEQQCLLDGLAPAAGEQRLDQCVHPLFAEQARVRPQAIALTFAGQHLSYSELDGRANQLAWRLRELGVGPQVRVGLALERSPEMVIGLLAILKAGGAYVPLDPEYPLERLHYMIEDSGIGLLLSQRSLLDALGELPAGVVRWCVEEHGPELAAYPASELPFISDPQHQAYLIYTSGSTGQPKGVGVAHGEIAMHCRAVIERFDMRADDCELHFYSINFDAATERLLVPLLCGARLVLRAQGQWGAEEICQLIREQQVTVLGFTPSYGSQLAQWLATREQTLPVRMCITGGEALTGEYLQRIRVAFQPDLFFNAYGPTETVVMPLASLAPQQLEDGAASVPIGQIIGARVAYILDADLALVPQGATGELYVGGAGLAQGYHQRAGLTAERFVADPFTHTGGRLYRTGDRVRQRSDGLVEYVGRIDHQVKIRGFRIELGEIEAHLLQHPAVREAVVLALDMPGGKQLAAWLVCDEQPEPAQLREALKAQLKAQLPDYMVPAHLMLLASMPLTANGKLDRRALPAPDPELNRQQYVAPSNALELSLASVWCEVLNLKQVGLNDNFFELGGDSILSIQVVSRARQLGIHFSPRDLFQHQTVQALASVATLTEQPSAEQGLLSGESALTPIQQWFFDTEIPQRGHWNQSLLLQPTVQLDPAQLEQALAALLAHHDALRLSFQQQAGQWRAHYASAVDQPLLWRASVPDMQHCEALFSEAQRSLDVQAGPLLRAVLVEGPQGEQRLLLVIHHLAVDGVSWRVLLEDLQTLYRQQPLPAKTSAFRAWASRLQSYAGSDSLREELNLWQQQLKGLNAELPCANPQGGRQNLHAHTLSVRLDTLRTRQLLQQAPSAYRTQINDLLLTALARVICRWTGQPSTLVQLEGHGRETLFDDIDLSRTVGWFTSAYPLRLTPHTADGPGHSIKAIKEQLRHVPHKGLGYGVLRYLTDPATQQTLAALPDAPITFNYLGQFDQSFASDALFRPLDAPTGAAHDPHAPLPNELSIDSQVYGGELLLRWTFSAERYQPQTIEALAHDYLAELQNLIAHCLSTDAGGLTPSDFPLARLNQVQLDSLPVAAGLIEDVYPMTPMQEGMLLHTLLEPGTGLYYMQDRYRINSALDPQRFAHAWQAVVARHEALRASFCWNAGEGMLQIIHRPGTADIDYQDWSCEPETGHEERLQALLKREREAGFDLLNQAPFHLRLIRLGQARYWFMMSNHHILIDAWCRSLLMSDFFEIYSALGENRAPQLATAPRYREYIGWLQQQDLQQANHWWQRNLQGFEQTTHIPSDRPFLREHAGESGGMLVGDCYTRLEVSDGVRLRELAQQHQLTINTFAQAAWALVLRRFSGERDVVFGVTVAGRPVHMPQMQQTVGLFINSVALRVRMPDDDQPLSVRQWLSALLEHNMELREYEYVPLVTIQERSELPKGQPLFDSLFVFENAPVDMSVLDRAQSLNATSDSGRTHTNFPLTAVCYPGDDLGLHLSYDQRFFDRSSVERLLSEFKRLLLALMDGLHGDITELPLLGEAEQQFLIEGCNQSLRAYPLQHSYAELFEAQVAAHPQRIVARCLDQHWSYNELNQRSNRLGHALIGAGVRADQPVALLAERGLDLLGMIIGSFKAGAGYLPLDPALPGSRLSRILELSRAPLLVCTHAYREQAEALLDESGCAVRPRLLVWEDVQAGRLGEHNPQVYSQPDNLAYVIYTSGSTGLPKGVMVEQRGMLNNQLSKVPYLQLSEHDVIAQTASQSFDISVWQFLAAPLFGARVDIVPNAIAHDPQALLAQVNAHGISVLESVPSLIQGMLAVERIQLDSLRWMLPTGEAMPPELAQQWLQRYPEIGLVNAYGPAECSDDVAFFRVDQASTQGSYLPIGTPTDNNRLYLLDDALQLVPLGAVGELCVAGTGVGRGYVSDPLRTATAFVPHPFGAPGERLYRTGDLARRRMDGVLEYVGRIDHQVKIRGYRIELGEIEARLHEQPELRDAAVSVQEGLNGKYLVGYLVASQSALNPNERLDRIKQRLRSELPEYMVPLHWLWLERLPLNANGKLDRKALPEVEIGQLQRDDYLAPRTELEQTLAHIWAQVLNVEQVGVNDNFFELGGHSLLATQIASRVQKVLQRNVPLRAMFECSCVAELAVYIEGLESSEINEEKVDRLNDLMAELEGL